One part of the Lycorma delicatula isolate Av1 chromosome 7, ASM4794821v1, whole genome shotgun sequence genome encodes these proteins:
- the LOC142328390 gene encoding uncharacterized protein LOC142328390: protein MPWWGSSSVVLHSWWDACSYSCGTMTDTKYNIYYVYLFLWCSDGDDQAECCPICFRKLKTQELGTPEACDHTFCVLCLKEWAKNTCPVDRQRFSLIPVRRSLGGKIIGQIPVENVEPPQGNAIDDDPTYCEICGECDREDRMMLCDGCDLGFHLECLTTPLHTIPIAEWYCPSCSVMGALGDHIEEVVADSDEEFGDYLPRRRLRNSARRVHHLRPDPSHELSESDDDWNLAARSSIRHLQRLIPRTRQSQRIIALVNSNNFQSLVNDVDFNEDDSEEETNSAVTTTQKGNQKKTGTPSSRRKPRQKRRRKRKNCRFKIKLITTEEGVIEVKLPRKRKKRYRKRKLNYHVTDEHHVIQRSPDTSTRCSDEDDLSIGGSSEIGQVLTQRNHRTTISSNLRTMSRKKAVALLSRSQLQARSGTAKKRPVDKPATSTKPAGSSLLDSILDSQTKWHSKNAEIIHNHTDGSVSVKVTEKRVNVNKENGNCKTTKTPLYPGSSNPHGSRFSSYDYQSRDRNISSGRPTDMHSSNPSSSFPSSNLSSFSSNRAGFTSNYGIGISPFTGAAPIRFRMNLPPRRPNIHTNPVVPPLRQPPFPDPQLFTQEPSPSNSPNEEEEVDIYSDIEPERTTDNDGEEGGEKSYGTLEPPPEPPALLMGLGQDDIDEEHDEGGLVIDDQPLPPQQPPLIPPPPAEEYDPAEPCEDSNSSDGFDEKSHPNYGMYPTVGPLPDSMLSSKPIHSDRDDDDDDDDEDEDEDENDADCPNFSMYSAASMNIAHKNDEMQLKKLKINDDEEEEDISLPSVDEKYKNNDEMIDVPLPPEDVNDKKDIDEVKETEKLSKHKVSDEDLDDDGDYDDDDDDDDADADCNKDKNEKDEMDDSKDSNENEGNANDSRIKDDTENTSDIPIPEDLKEEDIPIPADINNENIPIPENNDNNEKDVDIDINEEKENDTGNVKNKKDNENVNDNSVDFKSSVSVDKLEQMKFKNVVRSNGNKDIDGEDECSTQDVLDLAIGSEGNLQDNLANDENEEPSISIHMENPEELEEGIDKMPDAGEKPDGLVDITDEEMSVYDGQDNSDNLEKLSDNDKENELNDSQKDIDMFDSDDNSLVGGATSAVSAGTLNNSDNQPISTLPGLEGLETETISESEDVNFDELPDGIQNEEQGIQNEEYSSSKRKKKKKTRKTASMSETEDANGKCQLDTLEFEEGEIIEDKPKQSSKKDKKSKEKHEKDVDKEEAAVPHAVTATTQVNKEVAVVADKKQKKKKEKKDSLKDKSAVGNSTNKSKDSKIKEKTVKTIKIQRREGHESLVDVGHKNTRKNLTVIVTNKDAVRKKDKKKTTKKKDDKRKRRRGQSPAPSKEVFTSGDNILVSVNFKSNRGTAEIVPATTPVLRESSKRKRDDVDPVSGKRKKDKSSKENVLVRNKSAQKGLVNKSTRLTKLNEAMKNAKPVAIIDLDMSLFREQTPSPKEVIILSDSGEENDKQQKEMEKQLERLGEGMSSSRLSLDTDHQQNTSVSQPESPSTHSFMMTSTVPKTPPEPHVKFSIVSNKPQLRVLANPLMECDEELRRDEATETDMDEVMHKGPNTPPEPPPDLNTPASPPTTPYDPFDPTKSRSPSPQPPSDSGLQVNSSREDKSVESSSNLQGEIMNDGHGTRILEHRTLTPPVDSDELKKTPEPLKVLSTPKLDQSGVEVSPKHQSPASVGVEPTKSADDSLLKPFQKLLSTANKIDVPVHKSPDKLILTVGNMVQQQINKINQTPSKQLGVIKKPANLVPVYTPSMTLNSSKSIRTQENGATGDQVDDVLDLDAGSPYSPGSSEGDDLFDPPPMTPPRPSKQQPPLSSASKPSQPKTTAVAPSTQNKFDLLFSSSPMKLPARHGKHHSGKANKKGGAKGKGKAGTGRKEVGVKLDEDQLKILDELPSSAVEMQVKDKFLKKLNRQERVVEEVKLVLKPHYAKKHITKEDYKEILRRAVPKICHNKSGEINPMKIQCLIEAYVKKFLKIGAGKKKPAAVTQNAVPASKPKVQKTMWS, encoded by the exons ATGCCTTGGTGGGGTTCGTCATCGGTTGTGTTACATTCATGGTGGGATGCTTGCTCATACTCGTGTGGAACAATGACAGATACAA aatataatatttattatgtgtatCTCTTTTTATGGTGTTCTGATGGCGATGACCAAGCCGAATGTTGCCCGATATGTTTCCGTAAACTTAAAACTCAAGAGCTTGGTACACCAGAGGCCTGTGACCATACGTTCTGTGTACTCTGCTTAAAAGAATGGGCTAAG aatacCTGTCCTGTGGATAGGCAGCGGTTTTCATTGATACCTGTAAGAAGATCTCTTGGTGGTAAAATTATTGGTCAGATACCAGTTGAAAATGTTGAACCACCACAAGGCAATGCTATTGATGATGATCCCACTTACTGTgag atttgtgGAGAATGTGATCGTGAAGACAGAATGATGCTTTGTGATGGGTGCGATCTAGGATTTCATCTTGAATGTCTAACGACCCCCCTACATACAATACCGATCGCTGAATGGTATTGCCCAAGTTGCAGTGTGATGGGTGCACTTGGAGATCATATAGAAGAG gtgGTTGCTGATTCAGATGAAGAATTTGGTGACTATCTTCCAAGAAGACGACTAAGAAACAGTGCTAGACGAGTTCATCATTTGAGACCTGATCCTAGTCATGAGTTATCAGAATCTGATGATGATTGGAATTTAGCTGCAAGATCCAGCATAAGACATCTTCAGCGATTAATACCTCGTACTAGGCAAAGTCAACGTATTATTGCTCtagtaaattctaataattttcaa tccttGGTAAATGATGTTGATTTTAATGAAGATGATAGTGAAGAAGAAACAAATTCTGCTGTTACAACTACACAAAAAGGTAATCAAAAGAAAACAGGGACACCAAGCAGTCGCAGGAAACCTAGACAGAAGagaagaaggaaaagaaaaaactgtagatttaaaattaaattaataacgacTGAAGAAGGTGTTATTGAAGTGAAATTGCCTAGAAAACGGAAGAAAAGATACAGGAAGAGAAAG TTAAATTATCATGTTACTGATGAACATCATGTGATTCAGCGTAGCCCAGACACTAGTACCAG ATGTTCTGATGAAGATGATTTGTCTATCGGTGGAAGCAGTGAAATAGGACAAGTATTAACACAGCGTAACCACCGAACAACTATATCAAGTAATTTACGTACAATGAGTCGTAAGAAAGCGGTTGCTCTATTGTCACGTTCTCAACTACAAGCTCGTTCAGGAACTGCAAAAAAAAGACCTGTCGATAAACCAGCCACTTCTACAAAACCTGCTGGCAGTAGTTTACTTGACAGTATTTTAGATAGCCAGACAAAGTGGCATTCAAAAAACGCTGAAATAATTCATAATCATACAGATGGTTCTGTATCTGTTAAAGTTACAGAGAAAAGGGTcaatgttaataaagaaaatggtAACTGTAAAACCACTAAGACTCCATTATATCCTGGTAGTAGTAATCCACATGGCAGTAGATTTTCAAGTTATGATTATCAGTCAAGAGATAGAAATATTAGCAGTGGAAGACCGACTGACATGCATTCAAGTAATCCATCATCTTCATTTCCTTCATCTAATCtatcttcattttcttcaaataGAGCAGGATTTACTTCTAATTATGGTATTGGTATATCTCCATTTACAGGTGCAGCACCAATAAGATTCCGTATGAATTTACCACCTCGACGCCCTAATATACATACAAATCCTGTCGTCCCTCCTTTGAGACAACCTCCTTTTCCTGATCCACAGTTATTTACTCAAGAACCATCACCATCAAATTCACCAAATGAAGAAGAAGAGGTTGATATATATAGCGATATAGAACCGGAGAGAACAACCGACAATGATGGTGAAGAAGGTGGTGAGAAAAGTTATGGTACGTTAGAGCCACCACCAGAACCTCCAGCATTATTAATGGGTCTTGGACAAGATGATATTGATGAAGAACACGATGAAGGTGGCCTTGTTATCGATGATCAGCCTTTGCCACCACAACAGCCACCTCTAATTCCACCACCACCTGCAGAAGAATATGATCCTGCAGAACCGTGTGAAGACTCAAACTCATCAGAcg gatttgaTGAGAAAAGTCATCCAAACTATGGAATGTATCCAACTGTTGGTCCATTACCAGATTCTATGTTATCTTCTAAACCTATTCATTCTGAtcgtgatgatgatgatgatgatgatgatgaagatgaagatgaagatgaaaatgatgCCGATTGTCCTAATTTTTCTATGTATTCAGCTGCAAGCATGAATATTGCtcataaaaatgatgaaatgcaattaaagaaacttaaaataaatgatgatgaagaagaagaggatATTTCATTACCTTCTGTtgatgaaaagtataaaaataatgatgaaatgatTGATGTACCATTACCCCCTGAAGATGTTAATGATAAGAAAGATATCGATGAAGTGAAGGAAACTGAAAAGTTATCAAAACATAAAGTAAGTGATGAAGATTTAGATGATGATGGTGATTATGATGATGACGACGACGATGATGATGCTGATGCTGATtgtaacaaagataaaaatgaaaaagatgaaaTGGATGATAGTAAAGATTCTAATGAAAATGAAGGTAACGCAAATGATTCAAGAATAAAGGATGATACTGAAAATACTTCAGATATTCCTATTCCAGAAGATTTGAAAGAAGAAGATATTCCTATACCTGCcgatattaataatgaaaacattccaatacctgaaaataatgataataatgaaaaagatgttGATATTGATatcaatgaagaaaaagaaaatgatactggaaatgttaagaataagaaagataatgaaaatgttaatgataattCTGTTGATTTTAAAAGTTCTGTTTCAGTCGATAAGTTagaacaaatgaaatttaaaaatgttgtaagatCCAATGGAAATAAAGATATCGATGGTGAAGATGAATGTAGTACACAAGATGTTCTTGATCTTGCTATCGGATCTGAAGGAAATCTTCAAGATAATTTGGCtaatgatgaaaatgaagaaCCAAGTATAAGTATACATATGGAAAATCCTGAAGAACTTGAAGAGGGAATTGATAAAATGCCTGATGCTGGTGAAAAACCTGATGGACTTGTTGATATAACAGATGAGGAGATGAGTGTGTATGATGGACAAGATAACTctgataatttagaaaaactgTCTGATAAcgataaagaaaatgaattgaaTGATAGCCAAAAAGATATCGATATGTTTGATTCGGATGATAATAGCCTTGTTGGTGGTGCAACATCTGCCGTATCAGCCGGTACattaaataattctgataatCAGCCAATATCTACTCTTCCGGGGTTGGAAGGACTTGAGACAGAAACCATATCAGAATCAGAAGATGTAAATTTTGACGAGTTACCTGATGGTATTCAAAATGAAGAACAAGGTATTCAGAATGAAGAATATTcatcttcaaaaagaaaaaagaaaaaaaagactagGAAAACTGCTTCCATGAGTGAAACAGAAGATGCCAATGGAAAGTGTCAGTTGGACACGTTAGAATTTGAAGAAGGCGAAATTATTGAAGACAAACCCAAACAGTcatcaaaaaaagataaaaaatctaaagaaaaacacGAAAAGGATGTTGATAAAGAAGAGGCTGCTGTTCCTCATGCAGTTACTGCTACAACCCAAGTTAATAAagaagtagcagtagtagcagataaaaagcaaaaaaagaagaaagagaaaaaggattcattaaaagataaaagtgCAGTTGGAAACagtacaaataaaagtaaagattctaaaattaaagaaaagactgtGAAGACGATCAAGATCCAAA GACGTGAAGGGCATGAATCGCTTGTTGATGTAGGTcataaaaatactagaaaaaatttaACCGTTATAGTTACTAATAAAGATGCTGTGAGaaaaaaggataagaaaaaaactacaaaaaaaaaggatgacaAAAGGAAAAGGAGACGAGGACAGTCTCCAGCACCATCCAAAGAAGTGTTTACTTCTGGTGATAACATACTAGTTAGTgtgaattttaaatcaaatagagGTACTGCTGAAATTGTCCCAGCAACAACTCCAGTATTAAGAGAAAGTTCTAAAAGGAAACGAGATGATGTTGATCCTGTTtctggtaaaagaaaaaaagataaaagttctAAAGAAAATGTCCTAGTAAGAAACAAATCTGCTCAAAAAGGTTTGGTCAACAAAAGTACtagattaactaaattaaatgagGCTATGAAAAATGCAAAACCAGTTGCTATTATAGATTTAGACATGTCTCTTTTCAGAGAACAAACACCTTCACCAAAAGAAGTTATTATATTAAGCGATAGTGGAGAAGAAAACGACAAACAgcaaaaagaaatggaaaaacagTTAGAAAGGTTAGGTGAAGGTATGAGTTCTAGTCGTTTGTCATTAGATACAGATCATCAACAAAACACATCGGTTTCACAGCCAGAATCACCATCAACCCACAGTTTTATGATGACTAGTACTGTACCAAAAACACCTCCTGAACCTCATGTAAAGTTTTCTATTGTATCAAATAAACCACAGTTACGTGTTTTAGCTAATCCTTTAATGGAATGCGATGAAGAATTACGTCGCGATGAAGCGACTGAAACTGACATGGATGAAGTAATGCATAAAGGTCCAAATACACCACCTGAACCTCCTCCTGATCTTAATACACCTGCTTCACCACCTACTACACCTTATGACCCGTTTGATCCAACAAAATCTAGATCGCCTAGTCCTCAGCCGCCTAGCGATTCTGGTCTTCAGGTTAATAGTTCTAGAGAAGATAAATCTGTAGAAAGTTCTTCAAATTTACAAGGTGAAATAATGAATGATGGTCATGGAACAAGGATATTGGAACATAGAACGTTAACACCGCCGGTTGATTCTGATGAATTAAAGAAAACTCCAGAACCATTAAAGGTACTGTCGACTCCTAAATTGGATCAAAGTGGTGTAGAAGTATCTCCAAAACATCAGTCACCAGCATCAGTTGGTGTTGAGCCGACTAAAAGCGCTGATGATTCTTTATTAAAACCGTTTCAAAAATTACTAAGTACGGCGAACAAAATAGATGTTCCTGTACATAAATCaccagacaaattaattttaactgttggAAATATGGTACAGCagcagataaacaaaataaatcaaactcCTTCAAAACAGTTAGGTGTAATTAAGAAACCAGCTAACCTTGTACCGGTTTATACACCGTCTATGACATTAAATTCAAGTAAATCAATTAGAACGCAAGAAAATGGTGCTACTGGTGATCAAGTAGATGAtgttttagatttagatgcgggtTCACCTTATTCACCAGGTTCTAGTGAGGGAGATGACCTTTTTGATCCTCCACCTATGACGCCACCTCGACCATCAAAACAGCAGCCTCCACTTTCCTCTGCTTCAAAACCATCACAGCCGAAGACAACTGCTGTGGCGCCTTcgacacaaaataaatttgatttgcttttttcATCATCACCCATGAAATTACCTGCTAGGCATGGTAAACACCACAGTGGGAAAGCTAACAAGAAAGGAGGTgcaaaaggaaaagggaaag caGGTACTGGTAGAAAAGAGGTTGGTGTTAAACTGGATGAAGATCAATTGAAAATTTTGGATGAGCTTCCCAGTTCAGCTGTTGAGATGCAGGTGAAGGATAAG tttttgaaaaagttaaaccGACAAGAACGTGTTGTTGAAGAAGTTAAACTGGTATTAAAGCCtcattatgccaagaaacatattacaaaagaagattataaagaaatattaagaagAGCTGTACCCAAG